The Claveliimonas bilis genome window below encodes:
- the pflA gene encoding pyruvate formate-lyase-activating protein — translation MLFPEPAMEKCNSTGGRSIQGLVHSTESFASVDGPGVRYLIFLQGCPMRCRFCHNPDTWQTDPQKALSASFQAPEKLIRKALRFRPYWGTEGGITVSGGEPLLQMDFLLELFQRAKAANIHTCLDTSGAPFTHEEPFYSQFLELMKYTDLVLLDLKMMDREGHQSLTGRDNDNILDMARLLDKLHVPVWIRHVLVPGVTDDEQDLRDMAAFIQSLQNVKRVEVLPYHTLGTYKWKELGLSYSLENVDPPSLEEVKKAKEILHAF, via the coding sequence ATGTTATTTCCAGAACCTGCCATGGAAAAATGTAACTCTACAGGCGGACGCAGCATACAGGGACTGGTTCATTCCACAGAAAGCTTTGCTTCTGTGGATGGCCCCGGCGTCCGCTATCTCATTTTTCTCCAGGGCTGCCCCATGCGCTGCCGTTTCTGCCACAACCCGGACACCTGGCAGACAGATCCGCAAAAGGCGCTTTCTGCTTCTTTTCAGGCTCCGGAAAAACTGATCCGAAAAGCACTCCGCTTTCGTCCTTATTGGGGTACAGAAGGCGGAATCACTGTCAGCGGAGGGGAACCGCTTCTGCAGATGGATTTTCTCCTGGAGCTGTTTCAAAGAGCAAAAGCGGCAAATATACACACCTGTCTGGATACCTCCGGAGCACCTTTTACACATGAGGAACCTTTCTACAGTCAGTTTCTGGAGCTGATGAAGTATACGGATCTTGTGCTCCTGGATCTGAAGATGATGGACAGGGAGGGGCACCAGTCTCTCACCGGACGGGATAACGACAACATCCTTGACATGGCCCGTCTCCTTGATAAGCTCCATGTACCTGTCTGGATCCGCCATGTTCTTGTCCCGGGAGTAACGGATGATGAACAGGATCTTCGAGATATGGCTGCATTTATCCAATCCCTTCAAAATGTAAAACGTGTGGAGGTTTTACCCTACCACACGCTCGGTACTTATAAATGGAAAGAACTTGGTCTTTCCT